A single genomic interval of Gallus gallus isolate bGalGal1 chromosome 10, bGalGal1.mat.broiler.GRCg7b, whole genome shotgun sequence harbors:
- the DUOXA1L gene encoding dual oxidase maturation factor 2 isoform X1 produces the protein MTLFDGIYPFYLQQRKSFVFDVSTIIVVIVFLMLASTFLLIIPGIRGRVRLYWMVRALFSLMVGVVIVVVQFTGDWESGWVTANTSYKSFSCAVVNVDIGLHVGLAGVNITLVGNPVNQVNETINYNEHFAWSFDADYDHSYGEGLEKGLPSPILYVAEKFTTQSPCNVHRQYRISSHYASASLWVAFCTWLISNMLFSTPVLVYGGYMILFTGAFMIFSLLSFSTVRNSLVCPIQFGTTSLWISYGGSFWLTLAVGLLCFVAGITVVALHYFNPELLKTFFDLHENKAEDYREMTEVYVNLQFMNSTLSPPQPSKLTPNDI, from the exons ATGACTCTCTTTGATGGCATCTACCCCTTCTacctgcagcagaggaagagcTTTGTGTTCGATGTCAGCACCATCATTGTGGTTATCGTCTTCCTGATGCTGGCTTCCACCTTCCTGCTCATCATCCCGGGCATCCGTGGACGGGTG AGACTGTACTGGATGGTCCGTGCTCTCTTCAGCCTGATGGTGGGAGTAGTGATTGTTG TTGTCCAGTTCACAGGGGACTGGGAGAGTGGCTGGGTGACAGCAAACACCTCCTACAAATCCTTCAGCTGTGCCGTGGTGAATGTGGACATCGGGCTGCACGTTGGCCTGGCAGGGGTGAACATCACACTGGTGG GAAACCCAGTGAATCAGGTCAATGAGACCATCAACTACAACGAGCACTTTGCCTGGAGCTTCGATGCAGACTACGACCACAGCTATGGCGAAGGCCTGGAGAAGGGGCTGCCCAGCCCCATCCTCTACGTGGCAGAGAAGTTCACCACACAAAGCCCCTGCAACGTGCACAGGCAGTACCGCATCTCCAGCCATTACGCATCAGCCAGTCTCTG GGTGGCCTTTTGCACTTGGCTCATCTCCAACATGCTCTTCTCCACACCCGTCCTAGTCTATGGAGGCTACATGATCCTGTTTACAGGGGCATTCATGATCTTCTCACTGCTCTCCTTCTCCACTGTGAGGAACTCCCTGGTGTGCCCAATCCAGTTTGGGACCACATCCCTGTGGATAAGCTATGGGGGATCTTTCTGGCTCACGCTAGCAGTTG gcttgctctgttttgtggCTGGGATCACTGTTGTTGCACTGCACTACTTCAACCCTGAACTACTGAAAACTTTCTTTGATCTCCATGAGAACAAAGCAGAGGACTATCGAGAGATGACTGAAGTGTATGTCAACCTTCAGTTCATGAACAGTACACTGTCTCCTCCTCAACCCTCGAAACTTACCCCTAATGACATCTAG
- the DUOXA1L gene encoding dual oxidase maturation factor 1 isoform X2 — protein MVRALFSLMVGVVIVVVQFTGDWESGWVTANTSYKSFSCAVVNVDIGLHVGLAGVNITLVGNPVNQVNETINYNEHFAWSFDADYDHSYGEGLEKGLPSPILYVAEKFTTQSPCNVHRQYRISSHYASASLWVAFCTWLISNMLFSTPVLVYGGYMILFTGAFMIFSLLSFSTVRNSLVCPIQFGTTSLWISYGGSFWLTLAVGLLCFVAGITVVALHYFNPELLKTFFDLHENKAEDYREMTEVYVNLQFMNSTLSPPQPSKLTPNDI, from the exons ATGGTCCGTGCTCTCTTCAGCCTGATGGTGGGAGTAGTGATTGTTG TTGTCCAGTTCACAGGGGACTGGGAGAGTGGCTGGGTGACAGCAAACACCTCCTACAAATCCTTCAGCTGTGCCGTGGTGAATGTGGACATCGGGCTGCACGTTGGCCTGGCAGGGGTGAACATCACACTGGTGG GAAACCCAGTGAATCAGGTCAATGAGACCATCAACTACAACGAGCACTTTGCCTGGAGCTTCGATGCAGACTACGACCACAGCTATGGCGAAGGCCTGGAGAAGGGGCTGCCCAGCCCCATCCTCTACGTGGCAGAGAAGTTCACCACACAAAGCCCCTGCAACGTGCACAGGCAGTACCGCATCTCCAGCCATTACGCATCAGCCAGTCTCTG GGTGGCCTTTTGCACTTGGCTCATCTCCAACATGCTCTTCTCCACACCCGTCCTAGTCTATGGAGGCTACATGATCCTGTTTACAGGGGCATTCATGATCTTCTCACTGCTCTCCTTCTCCACTGTGAGGAACTCCCTGGTGTGCCCAATCCAGTTTGGGACCACATCCCTGTGGATAAGCTATGGGGGATCTTTCTGGCTCACGCTAGCAGTTG gcttgctctgttttgtggCTGGGATCACTGTTGTTGCACTGCACTACTTCAACCCTGAACTACTGAAAACTTTCTTTGATCTCCATGAGAACAAAGCAGAGGACTATCGAGAGATGACTGAAGTGTATGTCAACCTTCAGTTCATGAACAGTACACTGTCTCCTCCTCAACCCTCGAAACTTACCCCTAATGACATCTAG